A single region of the Moorena sp. SIOASIH genome encodes:
- a CDS encoding GIY-YIG nuclease family protein — MSNFRQCSPYDLLALAVDEASEGRHAAALRYMTMAVERSKLPEYASDAQTFIRLHKATGILVQSCLSSPEEDNPARLYFILDKGRNAIRIGYTTNPNGKIRGLETKSVTTLELIKIIPGSAKMETDFHRKFQHLRIYGEWFDATPEVMRYISSL; from the coding sequence ATGAGTAATTTTCGTCAATGCTCACCCTATGACCTGCTAGCCCTAGCTGTGGATGAAGCGTCTGAGGGAAGACACGCAGCTGCATTGCGTTATATGACCATGGCCGTAGAGCGTTCTAAGCTTCCAGAATACGCTAGTGACGCTCAAACCTTTATTCGGTTGCACAAAGCCACAGGGATTTTAGTACAAAGCTGCCTATCCAGCCCTGAGGAAGACAATCCAGCTAGGCTTTACTTTATCTTAGACAAGGGACGCAATGCTATTCGGATCGGTTACACTACTAACCCCAATGGTAAGATTAGAGGGCTTGAAACTAAGAGTGTAACGACTTTAGAACTAATAAAAATTATCCCAGGAAGTGCTAAGATGGAAACCGATTTTCACAGGAAGTTCCAACATCTTAGGATTTATGGTGAGTGGTTTGATGCGACTCCAGAAGTGATGAGATATATATCATCTCTTTGA